One region of Pseudoalteromonas piscicida genomic DNA includes:
- a CDS encoding prolyl oligopeptidase family serine peptidase, with translation MIKKILAGAIALALVGCVNTENEQSKNATLAQSVKYPITKTGTVVDSYFGTQVADPYRWLEDDKSAETAAWVKAQNETTQAYLSQIPYRKDIEKRLTELLDYERVSQPFKHGNYTYFYKNDGLQNQSVLYRQKEGGEAEVFLDPNTMSDDGTTSLAGLSFSKDASLVAYQISEGGSDWRKVIVLNAETKEQVGETLVDVKFSGISWFGNEGFYYSSYDKPKGSELSAKTDQHKVYYHKIGTPQDQDKVIFGATDAQKHRYVYGGVTDDKKYLVISAAVSTSGNKLFIRDLSKPNSDWVTILDHTNSDTSVIHSEGDTLFLSTNLDAPNRRIVKVNAKQPQPENWQDVIPETDNVLSVSTGSGYLFATYIKDAISLVKQYDFTGKLIRDITLPGVGTASGFSGEEEDEVLYYSFTNYKTPRSIFAFNAKSGTSELYSSDKVDFDSDAYVSKQVFYTSKDGTRVPMIITHKKGLKLDGNNPTLLYGYGGFNVSLKPYFSPTRAAWLELGGVYAVANLRGGGEYGKKWHKAGTQMQKQNVFDDFIAAGEYLVSENYTSSEKLAINGGSNGGLLVGATMLQRPDLFKVAVPAVGVLDMLRYHTFTAGAGWAYDYGTAEDNKEMFEYLKSYSPVHNVKAGVNYPATMITTGDHDDRVVPAHSYKFAAELQSKHTGANPTLIRIETNAGHGAGTPISKTIEQYADIYGFTLYNMGIKSL, from the coding sequence ATGATAAAGAAGATACTAGCTGGAGCCATAGCTCTTGCGCTTGTCGGATGTGTTAATACCGAAAATGAACAATCTAAAAATGCAACATTGGCACAGTCTGTAAAATACCCAATCACTAAAACGGGCACTGTTGTAGACAGTTATTTTGGTACTCAAGTGGCAGATCCATATCGCTGGTTAGAAGACGATAAAAGCGCAGAAACCGCTGCATGGGTAAAAGCACAAAACGAGACCACCCAAGCATATTTATCGCAAATTCCGTATCGTAAAGATATCGAAAAGCGCCTCACTGAACTACTTGATTACGAACGTGTTTCTCAACCGTTTAAGCACGGCAACTATACCTATTTTTACAAAAATGATGGGTTACAAAACCAAAGTGTTTTGTACCGCCAAAAAGAAGGTGGAGAGGCTGAGGTATTTTTAGACCCAAATACCATGAGTGACGATGGTACAACATCACTTGCAGGATTAAGTTTTAGTAAAGACGCTTCATTAGTGGCTTATCAAATTTCCGAAGGTGGGAGTGACTGGCGTAAAGTAATTGTGCTAAACGCCGAGACTAAAGAGCAGGTCGGTGAAACGCTAGTCGACGTGAAGTTTAGTGGTATCTCTTGGTTTGGTAATGAAGGTTTTTACTACTCAAGCTATGATAAACCTAAGGGCAGCGAACTTTCTGCAAAAACTGACCAACATAAAGTGTATTACCACAAGATTGGCACACCTCAAGATCAAGACAAGGTCATTTTTGGTGCTACTGATGCGCAAAAACACCGTTATGTTTATGGTGGTGTGACAGACGATAAAAAATACTTGGTGATCTCTGCTGCGGTATCAACATCTGGTAATAAGCTATTTATTCGTGACTTAAGCAAACCAAATAGTGACTGGGTAACGATTTTAGACCATACCAACTCTGATACCAGCGTGATCCACAGTGAAGGCGACACATTGTTCCTAAGCACTAACTTAGATGCGCCGAACCGTCGTATCGTTAAAGTCAATGCGAAACAGCCACAACCAGAAAACTGGCAAGATGTGATCCCAGAAACCGACAATGTACTATCGGTATCTACGGGCTCTGGTTACCTATTTGCGACTTACATCAAAGATGCAATTTCATTGGTAAAACAATACGACTTCACAGGTAAATTGATCCGTGACATTACCCTTCCAGGCGTAGGCACAGCGAGCGGGTTTAGCGGTGAGGAAGAAGACGAGGTACTTTATTACTCATTCACTAATTACAAAACGCCAAGATCTATCTTTGCTTTCAATGCAAAGTCTGGCACCAGCGAATTATACAGCTCAGATAAAGTAGATTTTGATTCAGATGCTTACGTATCAAAACAAGTTTTCTACACCTCAAAAGACGGTACCCGCGTACCGATGATCATCACCCATAAAAAAGGGTTGAAATTGGATGGTAACAACCCAACTCTGTTGTACGGTTATGGTGGATTTAATGTCAGTCTTAAGCCTTACTTTAGCCCTACACGTGCAGCTTGGTTGGAACTGGGTGGGGTTTATGCTGTAGCAAACTTACGTGGCGGCGGTGAGTATGGCAAAAAATGGCACAAAGCAGGTACTCAAATGCAGAAACAAAACGTCTTTGATGACTTTATTGCTGCAGGCGAATATTTAGTATCTGAAAACTATACTTCAAGTGAAAAACTCGCGATTAACGGCGGTTCGAACGGTGGCTTATTAGTAGGCGCAACGATGTTGCAACGCCCAGACTTATTCAAAGTGGCTGTACCTGCGGTTGGGGTACTTGATATGCTGCGTTACCACACGTTTACTGCAGGAGCTGGCTGGGCTTACGACTACGGTACAGCAGAAGACAACAAAGAGATGTTTGAATATCTGAAAAGTTATTCACCAGTACATAACGTGAAAGCTGGCGTAAATTATCCAGCAACCATGATCACAACAGGTGATCATGACGACCGCGTAGTACCTGCGCACTCTTACAAGTTCGCAGCTGAGCTACAAAGCAAACACACCGGTGCTAATCCGACGCTTATTCGTATCGAAACCAATGCTGGACACGGCGCAGGTACACCAATAAGCAAGACGATTGAGCAGTATGCCGATATTTATGGCTTTACGCTTTACAATATGGGAATTAAATCTCTTTAG
- a CDS encoding DUF3833 domain-containing protein: MRVTLVILTLFLLSACSSGIDGKKYSTLKPQFDPYEFFVGDVKAWGIVQDRDGNLVQQFTVDIKGSINNQSELVLDESFNYLLGDGVKTRVWTITQTADNQYSGRAGDILDSASGQTYGNAMNWQYRMDLPVDDTSYEVHFDDWMWSFDQTTLMNRSYIEKFGIVMAEVTIFMQRQ; encoded by the coding sequence ATGCGCGTTACCCTCGTAATACTTACTTTATTTTTATTGTCGGCTTGCAGCTCCGGCATTGATGGTAAAAAGTACTCTACACTCAAACCGCAATTTGACCCCTATGAGTTTTTTGTTGGTGATGTAAAAGCATGGGGAATAGTCCAAGACAGAGATGGTAACTTAGTGCAACAGTTTACCGTCGATATCAAAGGCTCAATCAATAACCAGTCAGAGCTTGTTTTAGATGAATCCTTCAACTATTTGCTCGGTGATGGCGTCAAGACCCGAGTATGGACGATCACACAAACAGCTGATAATCAGTATTCTGGTCGTGCTGGCGATATTCTCGATTCAGCATCTGGTCAAACCTACGGCAATGCCATGAATTGGCAGTATAGAATGGACTTACCCGTTGACGACACCAGCTACGAAGTACACTTTGATGATTGGATGTGGTCTTTTGACCAAACCACTCTCATGAACCGGTCTTATATTGAAAAGTTCGGTATTGTAATGGCTGAAGTGACAATATTTATGCAAAGGCAATAA
- a CDS encoding chalcone isomerase family protein — protein MALHYLRALDGKEIAKRSLKEMEKQGFNNSSKGERWLTKMVQIFPDVSKGTLLFGVRTPDGYTQFYEDEKLIGEVNDPEFTTRFFNIWLGEKTSEPTMRAELLGLERK, from the coding sequence TTGGCACTACATTATTTACGCGCGCTTGACGGCAAAGAGATAGCAAAACGATCTCTTAAAGAGATGGAAAAGCAAGGATTTAATAATTCGAGTAAAGGTGAGCGATGGCTAACAAAAATGGTGCAAATATTTCCTGACGTCTCGAAAGGTACCCTACTATTTGGCGTAAGAACACCTGACGGCTATACCCAATTTTATGAAGATGAAAAGCTTATTGGCGAAGTGAATGATCCGGAATTTACTACCCGGTTTTTCAACATTTGGCTTGGTGAAAAAACGTCCGAACCGACCATGCGAGCCGAGCTTCTCGGTCTAGAGCGGAAATAG
- a CDS encoding GNAT family N-acetyltransferase, translated as MSLSIRPAEVADAATILHFINELAIYEKEPDAVLNTVEEIEQKLFGKEARAHSVICELDGEAIGFAVYFFNYSTWLGKHGLYLEDLYVSQDKRGVGAGKGIMKYLARLALQKDCGRFEWVVLDWNKPSIDFYESIGAKAQNEWIIYRLTGQELIDFAE; from the coding sequence ATGAGCCTTTCAATTCGCCCAGCAGAAGTAGCTGATGCCGCGACAATACTGCACTTTATTAACGAACTTGCAATTTATGAGAAAGAGCCAGATGCAGTGCTCAATACCGTGGAAGAAATAGAACAGAAATTGTTTGGTAAAGAAGCCAGAGCACACAGCGTTATTTGTGAACTAGATGGTGAAGCAATCGGGTTCGCAGTGTATTTCTTTAATTATTCTACTTGGCTTGGCAAGCACGGACTTTATCTTGAAGACCTATATGTGTCACAAGACAAACGCGGTGTTGGCGCAGGTAAAGGGATCATGAAGTACCTAGCAAGACTTGCACTACAAAAGGACTGCGGTCGCTTTGAGTGGGTAGTACTTGACTGGAACAAACCATCAATCGACTTTTATGAAAGCATCGGCGCTAAAGCACAAAACGAATGGATTATTTATCGCCTTACAGGACAAGAACTCATCGATTTTGCTGAGTAA
- a CDS encoding SelT/SelW/SelH family protein: MQKPIITIHYCVLCQWMLRAAWLAQELLSTFSDDLKQVALAPASKGIFEIYYNDTLIWCRKMDEGFPEAKVLKRRVRDLLDPERDLGHVDK, from the coding sequence ATGCAAAAACCCATTATCACTATCCATTATTGTGTGCTTTGCCAATGGATGTTGCGAGCCGCTTGGCTTGCACAGGAGCTGCTTTCAACTTTCTCTGATGATTTAAAACAAGTTGCGCTAGCGCCAGCAAGTAAAGGCATATTCGAAATTTACTATAACGATACGTTAATTTGGTGCCGAAAAATGGATGAAGGGTTTCCTGAAGCCAAGGTACTAAAAAGAAGAGTGAGGGATCTATTAGATCCAGAACGTGATTTAGGTCATGTAGACAAATAG
- a CDS encoding aspartyl/asparaginyl beta-hydroxylase domain-containing protein yields the protein MTNEETQPLNIDSLLQPILECESQNSWPLLLSKLIDSYPQSAELSYRVAVILEQIGALIESETAYFHCLTLAPKNYLVYLYLGHLLEKKGEDSTALICYTLCEALTGSFKRLQLANSTAPQTLERFQKAWQCMEKNLGTASSIESGRWVQYSSKPFETAQAPHLFYVANLSAHPIWPAEQFSWYESFNAAIPDIIKEFHTAFDTASSHLTPYLSGKVYESAFPSLANSNNWQALSLFKEGVEDVSVSKHFPILKKALEKVPYYGLTTSPYEVFYSKLAKGQTITPHYGLSNHSLTVHLAIDIPYDCYLEVDGNRVLWQEHQLTIFDDSYLHLAHNGSDRDRIVLIFSIWHPDLSLTQRQAIQSEFKNRQHWIDNLSTTLDQYKNDH from the coding sequence ATGACAAACGAAGAGACACAACCTCTCAATATAGACTCACTTTTACAACCAATTCTCGAATGCGAATCGCAAAATAGTTGGCCATTATTGTTATCAAAGCTAATCGATAGCTATCCTCAAAGTGCTGAACTAAGCTATCGAGTTGCTGTAATTTTAGAGCAAATTGGAGCGTTAATTGAAAGTGAAACAGCCTACTTTCACTGCCTTACTCTGGCACCCAAAAACTACTTAGTGTATCTGTACCTTGGACATTTATTAGAGAAGAAGGGAGAAGACAGTACAGCACTCATATGTTACACCCTATGTGAAGCGCTCACAGGTAGCTTTAAGCGGCTTCAACTCGCCAATAGCACCGCCCCCCAAACACTTGAGCGCTTCCAAAAAGCTTGGCAGTGTATGGAGAAGAACCTTGGTACAGCATCAAGCATTGAGTCCGGTCGTTGGGTTCAATACAGTAGTAAACCCTTCGAAACAGCCCAAGCACCACACCTGTTTTACGTGGCAAATCTTAGTGCGCATCCAATTTGGCCCGCAGAGCAATTTTCATGGTATGAAAGCTTTAACGCCGCGATCCCCGACATAATCAAAGAGTTTCACACGGCTTTTGATACAGCATCTTCGCACCTTACCCCCTATTTGTCGGGTAAGGTGTATGAAAGTGCATTTCCATCGCTTGCAAACAGCAACAACTGGCAGGCATTATCCCTTTTTAAGGAGGGCGTGGAAGACGTTTCAGTGTCAAAGCACTTCCCTATTCTAAAAAAAGCTTTAGAGAAAGTGCCGTACTATGGCTTGACGACATCCCCATACGAAGTGTTTTACTCTAAATTAGCCAAAGGCCAAACTATTACTCCCCATTACGGCCTTTCCAATCACAGTCTAACAGTACATTTGGCTATAGATATTCCCTACGACTGCTACTTGGAGGTCGATGGTAACCGCGTTTTATGGCAAGAACATCAACTCACCATATTCGACGACTCTTATTTACATTTAGCGCACAACGGCAGTGACCGAGATCGGATTGTGCTTATTTTCTCCATTTGGCACCCTGATCTATCATTGACTCAACGCCAAGCAATCCAATCAGAATTTAAGAATAGACAACACTGGATTGATAATTTAAGTACAACTTTGGATCAATATAAAAACGATCACTAA
- a CDS encoding 2OG-Fe(II) oxygenase family protein yields the protein MKQAPEITIAVQDAFQLIQQKQYQQALTKLQPFSGSPHPDLHYLLGICYKSLAEWQSAITSLIYAAKLAPLKTEILTHLAKCYWLSGDLHQAECHYLALYEAEPKNLDLLKNLSLLYLEQNQLDMASQWALKGQSLDNSGQLTKILGDVEKTRGNLSEAISYYQQVPQHSPIVFRAIHNLGLCYKLQAKFDCAIQCFKFVHQKAPEHYEPLYNLGDCFFASGQFEPAQQAYNLALKQAPYNPTIHKAINELYWQSGQHQLFATSLLTALESADNQQELIECLAELYWNTNQYRLCEECIQTSGYADTSAILLALRGRLAATNNELNTAYKHFDNANKIAVNYDRICEQAKFAIQLGEFSTAQFLLEKVLQAQPNSQLALAWLSVVYQATDKQKHQALCNPDFILTATLGAPSGYQSSEDFLKELESCLLTLHQGKQAPSEQTLVNGSQISGGLLNRDIEVITKARTQLLQDIGKCLSKLTLEPEHPFLAHLHKDICITGSWSVKLTEQGFHVSHIHPAGWISVVLYINTPNDDSNNGVIEFGRPPLAPPYDFPPFKTVKPQRGQIVIFPSYFWHGTQPFSATDNSYRMTLPLDIGVINN from the coding sequence ATGAAGCAAGCGCCAGAAATTACTATTGCAGTTCAAGATGCCTTCCAATTGATCCAACAAAAACAATACCAACAAGCGTTAACTAAGCTACAACCTTTTTCTGGCTCGCCTCACCCCGATCTGCATTACCTTTTGGGAATTTGCTATAAATCACTAGCCGAGTGGCAAAGCGCAATAACCTCATTAATTTATGCAGCTAAACTCGCTCCACTTAAAACTGAAATCTTAACTCATCTAGCCAAATGTTATTGGCTATCGGGTGATTTACACCAAGCAGAGTGCCATTACCTTGCGCTTTATGAAGCTGAGCCAAAAAATCTAGATTTACTTAAAAACTTGTCGCTTCTATATCTTGAACAAAACCAGCTCGACATGGCCAGTCAATGGGCTCTCAAAGGACAATCACTCGATAATTCTGGACAACTCACCAAAATACTCGGGGACGTAGAAAAAACGAGAGGAAACCTTAGTGAGGCGATCAGTTACTATCAACAAGTCCCCCAACACTCTCCGATTGTCTTTCGGGCAATACACAATTTAGGCCTTTGTTATAAATTACAGGCTAAATTTGATTGCGCAATTCAATGCTTTAAATTTGTGCATCAAAAAGCACCTGAGCACTATGAACCGCTTTACAACCTCGGGGACTGCTTTTTTGCAAGTGGTCAATTTGAACCAGCACAACAAGCCTACAATCTGGCATTGAAGCAAGCCCCATACAATCCAACCATACATAAAGCAATTAACGAGCTTTACTGGCAAAGTGGGCAACATCAGCTTTTTGCGACCAGTTTATTAACCGCGCTGGAGTCAGCAGATAATCAGCAGGAACTCATAGAGTGCCTCGCTGAGCTTTACTGGAATACCAATCAGTACAGGCTATGTGAGGAATGTATACAGACGTCGGGTTACGCCGATACTTCAGCTATATTACTCGCGTTAAGAGGGCGTCTGGCGGCCACGAATAATGAACTAAACACCGCCTATAAGCATTTCGATAATGCCAATAAGATAGCCGTTAATTACGATAGGATCTGTGAGCAAGCAAAATTCGCAATTCAGCTTGGTGAGTTCAGTACCGCACAATTTCTGCTCGAAAAAGTGTTGCAAGCGCAGCCCAACTCACAACTTGCATTGGCTTGGCTAAGCGTAGTGTATCAAGCCACAGATAAACAGAAGCACCAAGCCCTATGCAACCCTGATTTTATTCTGACTGCAACCTTAGGCGCACCGAGTGGCTATCAAAGCAGTGAAGACTTTCTTAAAGAGTTAGAGTCTTGCTTGCTAACACTTCACCAAGGGAAACAAGCGCCCAGTGAGCAAACCTTAGTTAATGGCTCACAAATTTCAGGAGGCTTACTCAATAGAGATATTGAAGTCATCACCAAAGCTCGAACTCAATTACTGCAAGATATAGGAAAATGCCTCAGTAAATTGACGTTAGAACCAGAACACCCTTTTTTGGCTCATTTACACAAAGATATATGCATTACGGGCTCGTGGTCTGTCAAACTGACGGAGCAAGGCTTCCACGTGAGCCATATTCACCCCGCAGGTTGGATTAGTGTAGTGTTATATATCAACACACCAAATGACGATAGCAACAATGGTGTAATTGAATTTGGGAGGCCGCCACTGGCACCACCCTACGATTTTCCACCATTCAAAACTGTAAAACCTCAACGAGGGCAAATCGTGATCTTCCCCTCTTATTTTTGGCATGGAACACAGCCATTTAGCGCTACAGACAATAGCTATCGAATGACTTTGCCACTCGATATTGGCGTTATCAATAATTAG
- a CDS encoding TonB-dependent receptor plug domain-containing protein: protein MKQFKRSKLSMLITSACLIGGSLSIQASAEEAADGANEEVERISITGSRIQRVALTAKTPVIELDGSEFAMSGNLNVEQKLAELPLTVPSFGPSSNNPGDGTARVDLRGLNDERTLVLVNGRRWVPATQTGVVDLNTIPASLIEGVDIITGGAGAVYGSDALAGVVNFRLKDDFEGAEISALYDITEEGDGEKFNTDLTLGGNFADGKGNATVYIGYAKRESIFQGDRDFTNVTLTEGDTGLVPGGSSGIPGTRIFSGPTLPNGTTLGRFGPNGEGLPYTSADAFNYAPDNYLQLPQERLTLNSFAHYYINDETRLYSELSFIRNEVPSQLAPTPAFVNGLVVNPDSPFFGADVQAAMKALVPELDAEGEPTGNMVSQLDANGNFTFATIGRRMVENGPRQSIDTRNAMRVLVGVDGFIGDWAYNAYYSRSELDRSNLLNNDVSETRFRQAILVTDDGSACQDTSGGCAPLNIFGEGNISQAAIDFINVGASNVTNIKQEIFHVDFAGELPFTVPSADLPVGFVIGYESRFDDSSFRPDEFLASGDVLGFNAGEPTVGSYSVDEIFTEIDIPLVTDAAFAEDITLWFAGRLSDYSNIGNVSSFATTLNWKVNEYVSFRAGYQESVRAPNISELFQGAANGFPSATDPCSVDGFVEGKTDRALCEAHGVASSQVGVFEQANAQIEGSFGGNPDLKEETSETVTLGLVITPTENFDVTIDYFDIQIDDAIDVLGGGVNNILDVCYNQLKDPSSEFCQAITRRPDGNVDLVTALNANIAELGTKGYDVNFNWRTELDFGIGENGSTLSINSKNTILDEYFKTASVGFTETNYCEGKFGNTCLTPRPEFQSNNRFTWTSGDLSVSALVRYMSEVDDDTGENEIVPTSKAVWYLDLSASYHFTDHVQATFGVKNVLDTEPTPLGDAQQQANTFPELYDVIGPRYFVSAVYTF, encoded by the coding sequence ATGAAACAATTCAAGCGTTCTAAGTTAAGTATGCTTATCACTTCTGCGTGCCTAATCGGCGGAAGTTTAAGCATCCAAGCATCAGCCGAAGAAGCAGCTGATGGTGCCAATGAAGAAGTCGAAAGAATTTCTATTACAGGTTCTCGTATTCAACGTGTTGCTTTAACGGCAAAAACACCGGTTATCGAACTAGACGGTTCTGAATTTGCCATGTCGGGTAACTTAAACGTTGAGCAAAAGCTTGCCGAGCTACCATTGACAGTTCCTTCGTTTGGCCCAAGCTCAAATAACCCGGGGGATGGTACTGCTCGTGTTGACTTACGCGGTTTAAACGATGAGCGTACTCTTGTTCTTGTTAATGGTCGCCGCTGGGTACCTGCAACACAAACAGGTGTTGTCGACTTAAACACTATCCCTGCGTCTCTTATTGAAGGCGTAGACATCATTACTGGTGGTGCAGGTGCGGTATATGGTTCTGATGCTCTGGCTGGTGTTGTAAACTTCCGTTTGAAAGATGACTTTGAAGGTGCAGAAATTTCTGCGTTATACGACATCACAGAGGAAGGCGATGGTGAAAAGTTCAACACTGACCTTACCTTAGGTGGAAACTTTGCCGACGGTAAAGGTAATGCAACTGTTTATATTGGTTACGCCAAACGTGAGTCAATCTTCCAAGGTGATAGAGACTTTACTAACGTAACACTCACGGAAGGCGATACAGGTTTAGTGCCTGGTGGCTCATCAGGTATTCCTGGCACTCGTATATTTTCCGGCCCTACGCTTCCTAACGGTACAACTCTAGGCCGCTTTGGTCCTAATGGTGAAGGCTTACCGTATACATCAGCCGATGCATTTAACTATGCCCCTGATAACTACCTACAACTTCCACAAGAGCGCTTAACGCTTAACTCTTTTGCACACTATTACATCAATGATGAAACTCGCTTATATAGTGAATTATCATTTATTCGCAACGAAGTACCATCACAGCTAGCGCCAACTCCAGCGTTCGTAAATGGCTTGGTGGTTAACCCTGACAGCCCATTCTTTGGTGCAGATGTTCAAGCCGCAATGAAAGCGTTAGTACCTGAACTTGATGCTGAAGGTGAACCAACAGGTAACATGGTTAGTCAACTTGACGCTAATGGTAACTTTACATTCGCTACAATTGGTCGCCGTATGGTTGAAAACGGGCCACGTCAATCAATTGATACACGTAACGCTATGCGAGTGTTAGTAGGTGTTGATGGTTTTATTGGTGATTGGGCTTACAACGCATACTACAGCCGCTCTGAACTAGATCGCTCTAATCTACTTAATAATGACGTTTCTGAAACGCGCTTCAGACAAGCAATTTTAGTTACTGATGACGGTAGCGCATGTCAAGATACATCTGGCGGTTGTGCACCATTGAACATATTCGGTGAAGGTAATATTTCACAAGCGGCGATTGATTTTATCAACGTTGGTGCATCTAACGTAACAAATATCAAACAAGAGATCTTCCACGTCGATTTTGCTGGTGAATTACCATTTACCGTGCCATCTGCTGATTTACCGGTAGGTTTCGTAATTGGCTACGAAAGCCGCTTTGATGATTCGAGCTTCCGTCCTGATGAATTCTTAGCATCTGGTGATGTTTTGGGCTTTAACGCTGGTGAGCCAACCGTTGGTAGCTATAGTGTTGATGAAATCTTCACAGAAATCGACATTCCATTAGTGACAGATGCGGCATTTGCTGAAGACATTACACTATGGTTTGCAGGGCGTCTTTCTGACTATTCAAACATTGGTAACGTCTCTTCATTTGCAACAACGCTAAACTGGAAAGTGAATGAATACGTTTCGTTCCGCGCGGGTTATCAAGAATCTGTACGTGCACCTAACATCTCAGAACTATTCCAAGGCGCAGCAAATGGTTTCCCTAGCGCAACCGATCCATGTAGCGTAGACGGTTTTGTAGAAGGAAAAACAGATAGAGCTCTTTGTGAAGCTCACGGTGTTGCATCTTCTCAAGTCGGTGTATTCGAGCAAGCAAACGCGCAAATCGAGGGGAGTTTTGGCGGTAACCCAGATCTGAAGGAAGAAACATCGGAGACAGTTACACTAGGCCTTGTTATTACACCTACCGAAAACTTTGACGTGACTATCGATTACTTCGATATTCAAATTGATGATGCTATCGATGTACTAGGTGGTGGCGTAAACAATATTCTGGATGTTTGTTACAACCAGCTTAAAGATCCAAGCTCTGAGTTCTGTCAAGCGATTACTCGTCGTCCTGATGGCAACGTAGACCTTGTAACGGCACTCAATGCTAACATAGCTGAACTAGGTACTAAGGGTTATGATGTTAACTTCAATTGGAGAACTGAGCTTGACTTTGGTATCGGCGAAAATGGATCAACATTGAGTATTAATTCAAAGAACACCATTCTTGATGAGTACTTTAAAACAGCAAGTGTTGGCTTTACAGAAACTAATTACTGTGAAGGTAAATTCGGTAACACATGTCTTACTCCTCGACCAGAGTTTCAGAGTAATAACCGCTTCACTTGGACTTCAGGTGACTTAAGCGTGTCAGCACTAGTGCGATATATGAGCGAAGTTGATGATGACACTGGCGAAAACGAAATTGTGCCTACATCTAAAGCTGTATGGTACCTTGATCTTAGCGCAAGCTATCACTTCACAGATCATGTACAAGCAACATTTGGTGTTAAAAATGTGCTAGACACTGAGCCAACACCACTAGGTGACGCTCAGCAACAAGCAAATACATTCCCAGAGCTGTATGACGTAATTGGCCCACGTTACTTCGTGAGTGCTGTGTACACGTTCTAA
- a CDS encoding LytR/AlgR family response regulator transcription factor, with protein sequence MKRVTISIPSYLSELGVEISTKLKEVAVCSQFVYYQSIVDVLETISAGEIDCLLIDISHDIDLGKQESIIKNFDSVPTIKITTDVKLNASTTMSVDGKDTEGALITNILQLAFLDSKEASSEYVPNQRLIVKDSGHIHVIKVEDLAWVGGAGNYVELHMINRQRSILHRDTMSSMEKSLKTFGFSRIHKSSLVNLNAISELKTRDNGDYDVILENGDSLHLSRRYKQNLSSLLQPT encoded by the coding sequence ATGAAAAGAGTGACGATCTCTATTCCTAGCTATTTGTCTGAGCTTGGAGTCGAAATAAGTACAAAATTAAAAGAAGTCGCAGTTTGTTCCCAGTTTGTTTATTATCAATCTATTGTTGATGTTTTGGAAACTATTTCGGCGGGTGAAATCGACTGTTTGTTAATTGATATTTCACATGATATTGACCTGGGAAAGCAAGAATCAATCATAAAAAATTTTGACTCTGTGCCAACTATTAAAATAACGACAGATGTTAAATTAAATGCTTCTACAACAATGAGTGTTGATGGGAAAGATACAGAAGGTGCTCTGATCACCAATATTCTTCAGCTAGCATTCTTGGATTCTAAAGAAGCTTCATCGGAATATGTCCCGAATCAAAGATTGATTGTAAAAGACTCGGGGCATATTCATGTGATAAAAGTGGAAGACTTAGCTTGGGTTGGTGGTGCGGGAAACTATGTTGAACTTCATATGATCAATCGGCAGCGTTCAATCTTGCATAGGGACACGATGTCATCAATGGAAAAAAGTCTTAAAACCTTTGGCTTTTCTAGGATCCATAAGTCTTCACTCGTTAATTTAAATGCTATCAGTGAACTTAAGACAAGAGATAATGGAGATTACGACGTTATTCTAGAAAACGGAGATTCACTCCACCTTTCGAGACGTTATAAACAAAACTTGTCCTCTCTTTTGCAGCCAACATAA